In Opitutaceae bacterium TAV5, one genomic interval encodes:
- a CDS encoding phosphoglycerate dehydrogenase has protein sequence MQALPDQEQNVAGSAQCTEPARPARLLCAISARDRALFFRQGEEKFAGLAAEVTWIDHPDLMTAALLEQLRPEIILTGWSSRPLPAAWLDADDCPLRYVCHLTGSVKALVPRRFIERGGVVSNWGSLAAETVAEHALLLALAALRNLGSWDRVIRNSRHGSESSQLGTRSLFGRSVGIHGFGAVARALVRLLRPFRPSVRAWSPGVPEAAFRDEAVTPCASLAELFAGSDVIFECESLTPASEGSVDAKALARLPDGAVFVNVARGHIVDEAALVREAESGRIRIALDVVCDEPLSPGSRLYRVNEAVFSPHIGGPTTDQYPRFGEFALRNIGRFLRGREPDGRVTPEIYDRST, from the coding sequence ATGCAGGCGCTACCAGATCAGGAACAGAATGTCGCCGGCTCCGCGCAATGCACGGAGCCGGCAAGACCGGCGCGGCTGTTGTGCGCGATTTCGGCCCGCGACCGGGCGCTGTTCTTCCGCCAGGGCGAAGAAAAATTCGCCGGACTGGCGGCAGAGGTCACCTGGATCGATCACCCTGATTTGATGACGGCGGCGTTGCTGGAACAACTGCGGCCGGAGATTATCCTGACCGGGTGGTCCAGCCGGCCGCTGCCGGCGGCATGGCTGGATGCGGATGACTGCCCGCTGCGCTACGTGTGTCACCTGACCGGTTCGGTGAAGGCGCTGGTGCCGCGCCGCTTCATCGAACGCGGCGGAGTGGTTTCCAACTGGGGGAGCCTCGCGGCGGAAACGGTGGCCGAGCATGCGTTGCTGCTGGCGCTGGCGGCCCTGCGCAACCTCGGCTCGTGGGATCGCGTTATCCGTAACAGCCGGCATGGCAGCGAATCGTCGCAACTGGGCACGCGTTCTCTTTTCGGGCGGTCGGTGGGCATTCACGGGTTCGGAGCGGTGGCGCGGGCGCTGGTGCGCCTGCTGCGTCCGTTTCGCCCGTCGGTGCGGGCCTGGTCGCCGGGAGTGCCGGAGGCGGCGTTTCGCGACGAGGCGGTGACGCCCTGCGCTTCGCTGGCGGAGCTGTTTGCGGGAAGCGACGTGATCTTCGAGTGCGAAAGCCTCACGCCGGCCAGCGAAGGCAGCGTGGATGCGAAGGCGCTCGCGCGACTTCCGGACGGCGCGGTTTTCGTCAACGTGGCCCGCGGGCATATTGTCGACGAGGCGGCGCTGGTCCGTGAGGCGGAGAGCGGCCGGATCCGGATCGCGCTCGATGTGGTGTGCGATGAGCCGCTCTCGCCGGGGTCACGATTGTACCGGGTGAACGAGGCGGTTTTTTCTCCGCACATCGGCGGGCCGACGACGGATCAGTACCCGCGTTTCGGGGAATTTGCCTTGCGCAACATCGGGCGGTTCTTGCGAGGGCGGGAGCCGGACGGGCGGGTGACTCCGGAAATCTACGACCGCTCGACATGA
- a CDS encoding MFS transporter yields MKTEDAPPSGAETSSLPEETGLPLPVLAEPLPAAGAGEPAGKVWRAGTLTYGAGGLVALFCWLLWGDFAWSMKERSVTSVVQLMLRQLQASDMMAGFLIGSLPSAITMILGPVISYRSDRHRGRRGRRIPYLIATTPLAALSMAGLAFTPALGRWLDAALGGQSPGLYAATMIVFGVFWTVFEIATVAANAVFTGLINDVVPGPLLGRFYGLFRALSLIAGMIFNYWLLGRAESHYEWVFIGVGLLYGVGFTVMCLKVREGEYPLPPRPEVADTSGASDRVTGFPKGVRIYFRECFGNSYYVWVFTGITLATLAFVPVNLFSVFFAKSVDMPMTVYGRYIALTFLISLVFSYPLGWLADRIHPLRASMLMLGLYVLAAGWGGFFAGDTRTFAVAFVLHSVLSGCFFTCSASLGQRLFPHSRFAQFASAAGMLTALGMMLIAPATGRMLDHAGHVYRYTYLASSVLGAVGLVALFRVHSRWRRLGGARRYVAPE; encoded by the coding sequence ATGAAGACAGAAGACGCGCCGCCATCCGGGGCGGAAACCTCCTCCCTGCCGGAGGAGACGGGCCTCCCGCTTCCGGTCCTGGCGGAGCCTCTGCCGGCTGCCGGAGCGGGAGAACCGGCGGGGAAAGTCTGGCGGGCCGGGACGTTGACGTATGGCGCGGGTGGTCTGGTGGCGCTGTTCTGCTGGCTGCTGTGGGGGGATTTCGCGTGGTCGATGAAGGAGCGTTCGGTGACATCGGTGGTGCAGCTGATGCTGCGGCAGTTGCAGGCGTCCGACATGATGGCGGGTTTTCTGATCGGTTCGCTGCCGAGCGCGATCACGATGATCCTGGGGCCGGTCATCAGCTATCGTTCCGACCGGCACCGCGGACGCCGGGGGCGACGGATCCCCTACCTGATCGCGACAACGCCGCTGGCCGCGCTTTCGATGGCCGGGTTGGCATTTACACCGGCGCTGGGCCGGTGGCTGGATGCGGCCCTGGGCGGACAGTCGCCGGGCCTGTATGCGGCAACCATGATCGTGTTCGGTGTGTTCTGGACCGTGTTCGAGATCGCGACGGTCGCGGCCAACGCCGTGTTCACGGGATTGATCAACGACGTGGTGCCGGGACCGCTATTGGGACGTTTTTACGGATTGTTTCGCGCGCTGAGCCTGATTGCCGGGATGATTTTCAACTACTGGCTGCTGGGCCGGGCGGAGAGCCATTACGAATGGGTTTTTATCGGGGTCGGCCTGCTCTACGGCGTCGGGTTTACAGTGATGTGCCTGAAGGTGAGGGAAGGCGAATACCCGTTGCCCCCTCGTCCGGAGGTTGCGGATACGTCCGGGGCTTCGGACCGGGTGACCGGATTCCCGAAAGGCGTGCGAATCTACTTCCGGGAATGTTTCGGGAACTCCTATTACGTGTGGGTTTTCACGGGGATCACGCTGGCGACGCTGGCATTCGTTCCGGTGAATCTCTTCAGTGTGTTTTTTGCGAAAAGCGTCGACATGCCGATGACGGTCTACGGCAGGTACATCGCGCTGACGTTCCTGATTTCCCTCGTGTTTTCGTATCCGCTGGGGTGGCTGGCGGACCGGATTCATCCGCTGCGGGCGAGCATGCTGATGCTGGGGTTGTACGTGCTGGCCGCGGGGTGGGGCGGTTTTTTTGCAGGCGACACGCGCACCTTCGCGGTGGCGTTTGTGCTGCACAGCGTGTTGTCGGGCTGCTTTTTTACCTGCTCGGCATCGTTGGGACAACGGCTGTTCCCCCACTCGCGTTTCGCGCAGTTTGCATCGGCAGCGGGCATGCTCACCGCTCTGGGAATGATGCTGATCGCCCCGGCGACAGGACGGATGCTCGATCATGCCGGGCATGTTTACCGGTATACCTATCTGGCCAGCAGCGTGCTGGGGGCAGTCGGTCTGGTCGCGCTGTTCCGGGTCCACTCCCGGTGGCGACGATTGGGGGGCGCCCGGAGGTATGTGGCTCCCGAGTGA
- a CDS encoding anchor protein, which produces MKTNTRTLLLTAAIAVSAIAGANLTAQPLLLYYDFNSIADHAGNTITDASGNSQNGALGGSATWGADKTGVSGKSGDYAFDNTATSGMAGANGGVISAPAFNTALTSFTVSMWFKTDEVLSGSARLFNTGQGFLLAGTDDGKLTFNGRKNGETSGSSQMVAVTNDIFKTQNEWIFVAVTYDGTGSTSSVAKMYVGTATTGVIEIGSVTSTATFGAKSLGSLFFGATSASATNAFDGWLDDIRLYGATSGASGALTLEQLEAIRLSAAPIPEPASATTVLAAFAVAAVFSIGITRKIRTK; this is translated from the coding sequence ATGAAAACAAACACCCGCACCCTGCTCCTCACGGCGGCAATCGCCGTCTCCGCCATCGCCGGCGCCAATCTCACGGCGCAGCCGCTCTTGTTGTACTACGATTTTAACTCCATCGCGGATCACGCCGGTAATACGATTACAGATGCTTCCGGCAACAGTCAGAACGGCGCCCTTGGCGGCTCTGCCACATGGGGGGCCGACAAAACCGGGGTCAGCGGCAAATCCGGCGACTACGCCTTCGACAACACCGCCACTTCCGGCATGGCGGGCGCAAACGGCGGCGTGATTTCCGCTCCCGCATTCAACACCGCCCTTACTTCCTTTACCGTTAGCATGTGGTTCAAAACGGATGAGGTGCTCTCCGGTTCCGCCCGACTCTTCAATACCGGCCAAGGATTTCTTCTCGCTGGCACGGATGACGGAAAGTTGACCTTCAACGGGAGAAAAAATGGCGAAACCAGTGGAAGTTCTCAAATGGTCGCTGTGACCAACGACATTTTTAAGACCCAAAACGAATGGATTTTCGTTGCTGTCACTTACGACGGCACCGGCTCCACTTCGAGCGTCGCCAAAATGTACGTTGGGACCGCTACCACCGGCGTCATCGAAATCGGTTCCGTCACATCAACCGCCACCTTTGGTGCGAAAAGCCTGGGTTCACTTTTCTTCGGCGCTACCAGCGCCAGTGCCACCAACGCTTTTGATGGATGGCTCGATGACATCCGGCTCTACGGCGCGACCTCCGGCGCGAGCGGCGCGCTCACGCTCGAACAACTCGAAGCCATCCGCCTCTCTGCCGCTCCGATTCCCGAGCCTGCGTCCGCCACCACCGTCCTTGCTGCTTTCGCCGTCGCAGCTGTTTTCTCCATCGGCATTACCAGGAAAATTCGGACAAAGTAG